The following are encoded together in the Salmonella enterica subsp. enterica serovar Choleraesuis genome:
- a CDS encoding TetR family transcriptional regulator, whose protein sequence is MTTYDKILQLADSCIQADGFHGFSFSDLATGVGIKKASIHHHFPTKTDLGLAYCDYKVGVFNQLGERLQALPTGLQRLKGYLDAFSGCASGGEMCGIYAMLSDSHNFPAELQSAVSRLAQTELDIIEALLIAGVECGEITLNNISARDQATIVSSALKGALMLNRLPPYDAYSKMSAALLKTLDAKAKV, encoded by the coding sequence ATGACGACGTATGACAAAATTTTGCAACTGGCCGACTCCTGTATTCAGGCCGATGGTTTCCATGGCTTTAGCTTTTCCGACCTGGCCACGGGCGTTGGTATAAAAAAAGCCAGTATCCATCACCACTTTCCTACTAAAACGGATCTTGGTCTGGCTTATTGCGACTATAAAGTTGGCGTTTTTAATCAACTCGGCGAAAGACTACAGGCCCTGCCCACCGGGCTGCAGAGGCTGAAAGGGTATCTGGATGCTTTTTCAGGCTGCGCCAGCGGAGGTGAGATGTGCGGTATTTATGCCATGCTTTCTGACAGCCATAATTTTCCTGCAGAACTGCAAAGCGCAGTGAGCCGGCTGGCTCAGACGGAGCTGGATATTATCGAAGCGCTGCTTATCGCGGGCGTAGAGTGCGGCGAGATAACTTTAAATAATATTAGCGCCCGGGATCAGGCCACGATCGTTAGCTCTGCGCTGAAAGGCGCGCTGATGCTTAACCGCCTTCCACCCTACGATGCGTATAGCAAGATGTCGGCGGCGTTGCTAAAAACCCTTGATGCAAAGGCCAAAGTTTAA